In Mercurialis annua linkage group LG6, ddMerAnnu1.2, whole genome shotgun sequence, the following are encoded in one genomic region:
- the LOC126686568 gene encoding probable tRNA N6-adenosine threonylcarbamoyltransferase, mitochondrial, producing MLSSLLPLSSSAISRVNLLPKSLLHYTVISSFKTLNSRNRKMIIKPNRFPLNSPLCCSSTSTKPQFTNISSSKDDLVVLGIETSCDDTAAAVVGGSGEILSQVVSSQADLLARYGGVAPKMAEEAHSQVIDQVVQEALDKASLTAADLSAVAVTIGPGLSLCLRVGVRKARKLAGTFGLPIVGIHHMEAHALVARLVEQELRFPFMAMLISGGHNLLILARDLGHYIQLGTTVDDAIGEAYDKTAKWLGLDLRRSGGPAIEELAREGDAKSIKFSTPMQQHKDCNFSYAGLKTQVRLAIESRNINADIPISVASSQERSTRADIAASFQRVAVLHLEERCERAIEWARRIEPSIEYLVVSGGVASNQYVRTRLDQVVKRKNLKLVCPPPSLCTDNGVMVAWTGIEHFCMGRFDPPPPADEPEDFTFDLRPRWPLGEEYAEGRSTSRSLKTARIHPSLTSLIQASFQQQ from the exons ATGCTATCTTCTCTACTACCGTTATCATCATCCGCCATTTCCCGCGTAAATCTCCTCCCAAAATCCCTACTTCACTACACTGTAATTTCATCATTCAAAACCTTAAATTCCCGCAATcgaaaaatgataataaaaccCAATCGCTTTCCCCTAAATTCTCCACTCTGTTGCTCTTCCACCTCCACAAAACCACAATTTACCAATATATCCTCCTCTAAAGATGACTTAGTTGTCCTCGGCATCGAAACTAGCTGCGACGACACAGCCGCCGCCGTT GTGGGAGGCAGTGGTGAAATTCTAAGTCAGGTGGTTTCTTCTCAG GCAGACTTGCTTGCTCGATATGGAGGCGTTGCTCCTAAAATGGCGGAAGAAGCGCATTCACAAGTAATTGATCAG GTTGTGCAAGAAGCACTTGATAAGGCTAGTTTAACTGCAGCTGATCTTTCTGCTGTTGCTGTTACCATTGGTCCTGGTTTAAGCCTTTGTCTTCGCG TTGGTGTACGGAAAGCTCGTAAACTTGCTGGCACTTTCGGTCTACCAATTGTCGGTATCCATCATATGGAAGCTCATGCCCTAGTAGCCAG GTTAGTTGAACAAGAGCTGCGCTTTCCTTTTATGGCCATGCTCATTTCTG GGGGACACAATCTGCTTATTCTAGCTCGTGATCTTGGCCATTACATACAGTTGGGAACCACAGTAGATGATGCAATTGGTGAAGCATATGATAAGACAGCTAAATGGCTTGGTCTTGATTTGAGGAGAAGTGGTGGACCAGCAATTGAAGAACTTGCTAGGGAGGGTGAtgcaaaatcaatcaaattttCA ACTCCAATGCAGCAGCATAAAGATTGCAATTTTTCATATGCTGGTCTGAAGACTCAAGTGAGGCTGGCAATTGAATCAAGAAATAT CAATGCGGACATTCCCATATCCGTTGCAAGTAGCCAAGAGAGAAGTACCAGAGCTGATATTGCCGCATCTTTTCAG CGTGTTGCGGTGCTACATCTAGAGGAAAGGTGTGAACGGGCTATTGAGTGGGCCAGGAGGATTGAGCCTTCTATTGAATATCTG GTGGTTTCTGGAGGTGTTGCATCTAATCAATATGTTCGCACGAGGCTTGATCAGGTTGTGAAGAGGAAGAACCTGAAGCTTGTATGTCCACCTCCCAGTCTTTGTACTGATAATG GTGTAATGGTCGCTTGGACCGGAATTGAACACTTTTGTATGGGAAGATTTGATCCTCCACCACCTGCAGATGAGCCGGAAGATTTTACG tttgatttgagACCAAGGTGGCCACTGGGAGAGGAGTATGCTGAAGGAAGAAGCACATCTCGCTCTTTGAAAACAGCTCGGATTCATCCGTCACTTACATCTTTAATTCAGGCATCATTCCAGCAGCAATAA
- the LOC126686563 gene encoding uncharacterized protein LOC126686563, giving the protein MPPSHLFCSRFSSSSSLNPHYTFIFPSTIKLFPNRKIQTMSFSTSSSTSSPNSNETKSETTELQKLNQVLKYHNQTKHFFTNYARGPRGLDWANQPNPFRRYIPAPLLPLLHFPALDSAPLYHSVFNSLPCAKPICKASISQFFYDSLALSAWKTAGFSTWSLRVNPSSGNLHPTEAYIISPPIESVSDSAFVAHYAPKEHSLELRAKIPSDFFPKFFPDNSFLIGVSSIFWREAWKYGERAFRYCNHDVGHAIAAISMAAAGLGWDVKLLDGLGYKELERLMGLEMYQHFELPDKPVKGKMPGIEFEHPDCLLLVFPNGVSDFSVNYKELSAAIAEFSSLQWNGKPNSLSKEHICWDVIYKTAEAVKKPLSLGDEFLIYPFQGSGVCSEGSYKGFTAREIIRKRRSAVDMDGVTEIDREMFYQILLHCVPSGSGSGEKHKKQLGLPFRALSWDAEVHAVIFVHRVTGLPKGLYFLVRNEDHFNELKKVTSDEFTWEKPEGCPSDLPLYELARSNCEQISKQLSCHQDIASDGCFSLGMVARFEGTLREKGAWMYPRLFWETGVLGQVLYLEAHAVGISATGIGCFFDDPVHEILGLRGSNYQSLYHFTVGGPVLDKRIMSLPAYPGPDINS; this is encoded by the exons atgccACCATCGCACCTGTTCTGTTCAAggttctcttcttcttcttctctaaaCCCACATTACACCTTCATTTTCCCTTCAACCATTAAACTCTTCCCAAACCGTAAAATCCAGACCATGTCGTTCTCCACTTCATCCTCTACCTCATCACCCAATTCCAACGAAACCAAATCAGAAACCACAGAGCTCCAAAAACTAAACCAAGTCCTCAAATAccataaccaaaccaaacactTCTTCACCAATTACGCAAGAGGACCCCGCGGCCTCGACTGGGCTAACCAACCTAACCCATTTCGCCGCTACATACCCGCCCCACTTCTCCCTCTCCTCCACTTCCCAGCTCTTGATTCTGCTCCTCTATACCATTCTGTATTTAATTCACTTCCTTGTGCAAAACCCATTTGTAAAGCTTCCATTTCTCAGTTCTTTTACGATTCTCTCGCTCTGTCAGCTTGGAAAACAGCCGGGTTTTCCACTTGGTCACTCCGGGTCAACCCGAGTAGCGGCAATTTACACCCGACTGAAGCTTATATAATCTCCCCGCCGATTGAGTCGGTTTCTGATTCTGCTTTTGTAGCACATTATGCTCCGAAAGAACATTCGTTAGAGCTTAGAGCTAAAATCCCATCAGATTTTTTCCCTAAATTCTTCCCGGATAACTCATTTCTAATTGGGGTTTCATCCATTTTCTGGCGGGAGGCTTGGAAATACGGCGAGCGGGCGTTTCGGTACTGTAATCACGACGTCGGCCACGCAATTGCCGCTATTTCAATGGCGGCTGCAGGACTGGGATGGGATGTGAAGCTGCTTGATGGGTTAGGTTATAAGGAGCTTGAGAGACTAATGGGGCTTGAAATGTATCAGCATTTTGAGTTACCGGATAAGCCGGTTAAAGGTAAAATGCCAGGTATTGAATTCGAGCATCCTGATTGTTTGCTTCTTGTTTTTCCCAATGGTGTTAGTGATTTTAGTGTTAATTATAAGGAATTGAGTGCCGCTATTGCGGAATTTAGTAGCTTGCAATGGAATGGGAAACCGAATTCACTAAGTAAAGAGCATATATGTTGGGatgtaatttataaaactgcAGAAGCTGTTAAAAAGCCTTTGAGTTTAGGAGACGAGTTCTTGATTTATCCGTTTCAAGGTAGCGGCGTTTGTAGTGAAGGGTCGTATAAGGGTTTTACCGCTAGGGAGATTATTAGGAAGAGGAGGAGCGCAGTGGATATGGATGGAGTTACTGAAATTGATCGAGAGATGTTTTATCAGATTTTGTTACACTGTGTTCCTTCGGGTTCTGGAAGTGGAGAAAAGCATAAGAAGCAGTTGGGGTTGCCGTTTCGGGCTCTGTCATGGGATGCTGAGGTGCATGCTGTTATATTTGTTCATAGAGTCACTGGGCTGCCGAAAGGATTGTATTTCTTGGTAAGGAATGAAGATCATTTTAACGAGCTTAAGAAAGTTACTAGCGATGAATTTACATGGGAGAAACCGGAAGGGTGCCCTAGTGATTTACCATTATATGAACTTGCCAGAAGTAATTGCGAGCAGATTTCCAAACAGCTCTCCTGCCATCAG GACATTGCAAGTGATGGCTGCTTCAGCCTTGGTATGGTGGCTCGATTTGAGGGTACCTTGCGTGAGAAGGGCGCCTGGATGTATCCTCGATTATTTTGGGAGACTGGAGTCCTTGGGCAGGTGTTGTACCTTGAAGCTCATGCAGTTGGCATCTCCGCAACTGGCATTGGTTGCTTCTTTGATGATCCCG TGCATGAAATTCTTGGACTGAGAGGTTCAAACTATCAGAGTTTGTATCATTTCACTGTCGGAGGACCAGTATTGGACAAACGGATAATGAGCTTACCAGCGTATCCGGGACCGGATATCAATTCATGA
- the LOC126686571 gene encoding protein GRAVITROPIC IN THE LIGHT 1, producing MLPTGLKDNQFRESNSQKVHPQPMEESINQNPEAVEGLISKVFTNISSLKSAYIQLQAAHTPYDPEKIQAADKLVISELKTLSEIKHFYRENYPKPASVSPQDSRLAAEIQEQQSLLKTYEVMVKKFQSEIQNKDSEIHQLQKQIEEASQKRAKLEKNLKLRGLSTKESEASGNENGYSSIDLTPEIFISAVEASFKAIHDFSKPLINMMKAAGWDLDAAANSIEPDVVYAKRAHKKYAFESHICQRIFSGFQQESYSIESDSATFSKESFFHQYQALRDTDPLDVLGQNPDSDFGKFCRGKYLAVVHPKMEASFFGNLDQRNYVLGGGHPRTPFYQAFLKLAKSIWLLHRLAYSFDSNIKIFQVKRGSEFSEVYMESVVKNLILDENKKPSVGLMVMPGFWIGGSLIQSRVYLSGVKVAE from the coding sequence ATGCTACCCACTGGGTTGAAAGATAATCAATTCCGAGAGAGCAACAGTCAAAAGGTCCACCCTCAACCCATGGAAGAGTCTATCAATCAAAATCCTGAAGCCGTGGAAGGCTTGATATCCAAagtatttacaaatatttcatcCTTGAAGTCAGCATACATCCAGCTTCAAGCTGCTCATACTCCCTATGACCCTGAAAAGATACAAGCTGCTGACAAACTTGTAATTTCTGAGCTGAAGACCTTGTCTGAAATAAAGCACTTCTACAGGGAAAACTACCCAAAACCAGCATCTGTTTCTCCGCAGGACTCTCGATTGGCCGCGGAGATCCAAGAACAACAGAGCCTGCTGAAAACTTATGAGGTTATGGTGAAGAAATTTCAGTCTGAAATTCAGAATAAAGATTCTGAGATTCATCAGTTGCAGAAACAAATTGAGGAGGCAAGTCAGAAGCGAGCCAAATTGGAAAAGAATCTTAAGCTCAGGGGACTGTCAACCAAAGAATCAGAAGCTTCTGGAAATGAAAATGGATACTCTTCAATAGATCTCACCCCTGAAATCTTCATATCTGCTGTAGAAGCATCTTTCAAAGCCATTCATGATTTTTCTAAACCTTTGATCAACATGATGAAAGCAGCTGGGTGGGACCTTGATGCTGCTGCTAACTCCATCGAACCTGATGTTGTTTATGCAAAGAGAGCTCACAAAAAGTACGCATTTGAATCTCATATATGTCAAAGAATTTTCAGCGGGTTTCAGCAGGAAAGCTATTCAATAGAGTCAGACAGTGCGACATTCTCCAAAGAGAGTTTCTTTCACCAATATCAGGCACTAAGGGATACAGATCCATTAGATGTGCTAGGTCAGAATCCAGATTCCGATTTCGGTAAATTTTGCAGGGGCAAGTATCTGGCAGTGGTTCACCCAAAAATGGAAGCTTCATTCTTTGGAAATTTGGATCAGCGAAATTACGTACTGGGAGGCGGGCATCCGAGAACTCCGTTTTACCAAGCTTTCTTAAAGCTGGCCAAGTCAATCTGGCTTCTGCACAGGCTGGCATATTCCTTTGATTCTAATATCAAAATCTTTCAGGTGAAGAGGGGAAGTGAGTTCTCAGAGGTTTATATGGAAAGTGTTGTGAAAAATCTGATATTGGATGAAAATAAGAAACCTAGTGTTGGACTAATGGTGATGCCTGGTTTTTGGATAGGTGGCAGTTTGATTCAGAGCCGTGTTTATCTCTCCGGTGTGAAGGTTGCTGAGTAA